One window of the Rosa rugosa chromosome 3, drRosRugo1.1, whole genome shotgun sequence genome contains the following:
- the LOC133735487 gene encoding uncharacterized protein LOC133735487: MACTIDFRCLDEGFGGKTYKRKQNPEAADDDEDVAMEIDATYPPPAKRSVVSFSDNPDKPVVIAGKVSGQKWKQTRKQRSSAVQVSRKGTTFEEREKNKSVKKAYKERMAELKGQIKRNKEEKKRKREEREKKKENILPDEMIKRNNK; the protein is encoded by the coding sequence ATGGCCTGCACAATCGACTTCCGCTGCCTAGACGAAGGCTTCGGCGGCAAAACCTACAAGCGCAAGCAGAACCCCGAAGCCGCTGACGACGACGAAGATGTCGCCATGGAAATCGACGCCACCTACCCACCTCCGGCGAAGCGATCTGTGGTGTCCTTCTCGGACAATCCGGACAAACCAGTCGTGATCGCCGGGAAGGTCTCCGGGCAAAAGTGGAAGCAGACGCGGAAGCAGAGGTCGTCGGCGGTTCAGGTGAGTCGGAAGGGGACGACATTCGAGGAGAGGGAGAAGAACAAGTCGGTGAAGAAGGCGTACAAGGAGAGAATGGCGGAGCTGAAGGGGCAGATTAAGAGgaacaaggaggagaagaagaggaagagggaggaaagggagaagaagaaggagaatatTCTTCCGGATGAGATGATCAAGAGGAACAATAAGTAA
- the LOC133737018 gene encoding chromatin modification-related protein EAF1 B-like — MHGCGSGSALLVNAEVDSMGGVVDGGVGVGLKTSPRRAAIEKAQAELRQEYDVREERRRELEFLEKGGNPLDFKFGNAASVSVQSTSLTDQHPEQFVTSEAKGSFALTASPRGDSVESSGRPEVPTLCEPNSADNLLLFDGDNDTPEGERKSMHISRRNKIAPSEQSSQMDGTQNAKESEDSAIFRPYARRNRSRPNRDGTRSSSTDVQGRGGQGSSLPSRGTLKNPKGPVSETNNQKDQNIPPVTNLKSVKSNGDFAPRVATSDNQLDMDFDGVQAPEIFTGPAKDSPERKLDVTATESLKESQHSQPSQTDTQEIPIAAVSGRSDEREPLASSVLECLRCEATTKTEIDISSVQVNGFSNLNRESKSVPNEGQISSAAGTKGLDSESSCTQTSVGLDVNNDTDVCTTRNADNANIMETSDVDGAQNPAGDEMLLEKNESRAVDSSPMINDPHASDFQNNRSGNTEVKVEEDMNESRSEVRNEVKLHPNTEGDQQSGCTVSEAEKKLDDVVDNGSNIKKENSSGRPQNPQDLSMCELPETILSGIDSAKGSDCQTSSSHFKVVDKAHEDSILEEARMIEAKRKRIAELSVRSLPSENHRKSQWDFVLEEMSWLANDFAQERLWKLTAAAQICHRVAFTSRLRIEEQQQQWGIKKVARTLANAVNQFWHSAGTLLYADDSSDCHNITKNNLNSSKEPCKELELQWSNNFSLSMQRYAVRFLKYNNSLGPQLQAQAPATPERLSDLGITEMSWEDHLTEENLFYAVPSGALETYRRSIESHLVQCERTSSSMQEEVDTSTYEAGAEFDSRETSAYDEDEGETTCTYYLPGAFEGSKSSTFNQKKRKYYKSYNPRTHEAGADFPYGQTANQQPMLMGKRPASLNVGSIPTKRVRTASRQRVVSPFGAGATGNAQAQIKTDASSGDTNSFQDDQSTLPGGSQFPRNMEVESVRDFEKHPQCDYPETSKHKKKKKAKHLGSAYDQVWQVDSPTHNEQRDHSKKRLESHHFESNGTIGLYGQHNAKRLKISKQSLDNTYDGITPMTGSIPSPVASQMSNMTNPSKLMKLIGGRDKGRKAKSMKMPVGHPGSGSPWSLFEDQALVVLVHDMGPNWELISDAINSTLHLKCIFRKPKECKERHKILMDLNTGDGADSAEDSGSSQPYPSTIPGIPKGSARQLFQRLQEPMEEDTLKSHFERIIKIGQKHHYRRSQSDNQDPKQVTTVHNSHVIALSQVCPNNLNGVILTPLDLCDATSSSPDVLPTAYQGSHTGGLPMANQGAMASLLPSGPNASLQGTSGMVLGSNLSSPSGPLSATVRDGRYGGPRASTLPVEEQQRMQHYNQMLSGRNIQQPSLSVPGALPGGTDRGVRMVPGANGMGMMCGMNRSTMSRPGFQGMASSSMLNTGSMLSSSMVGIPSPVNMHSGAGSGPGNLMLRPREGHMMRPAHNPDHQRQLMAPELQMQVTQGNGQGIAPFNGLSSGFPSQTTPSGAQMYPGHPQQQHQLSPQQSHAVGSPHHPHLQGPNHVTGSQQQAYAMRMAKERHLHQQRFLQQQQQQQFASSNSLVPHVQPQAQLPISSTLQNSSQIQSQSSPHPASMSPSTPSSPMTPVSSQHQQKHHLPPHGMSRNPGASGLTNQIGKQRQRPQQHHLQQSGRHHPQQRPFGQSQQQAKLSKGMGRGNPMMHQNLAIDPINISIDPSHLNGLSMPPGSQALEKGEKIMQLMQGQAAYSGSGVNPVTSKPLVPQSSNNSPMQQKLHSSSATSSTKQLQQKPSHSDNSTQGQAPAVPSGHAISASHQSVSPAIVSSNHQQVQPQQQQQKQANQTQPYVQRVQQNRQVNSELPSKPPNDLASAEEQPVNSTSLIGSSMAIPQSSIDSSNVVPVSSGITQWKSSEAVYDSNLPNSTAQEGSLGSPSPTNSSGNEPVPPFSQGLGPRQLSGNFASHGHIAGAQWQQKQLLQKSPSLPPPSQQLYEQQEQQQQQEQESPQHQLPLPQQSQQQMQHLPAGQGGLYMMPSNSKSE, encoded by the exons ATGCATGGATGTGGCTCAGGATCTGCTCTCCTAGTAAATGCAGAGGTGGATTCCATGGGTGGAGTGGTTGACGGCGGAGTTGGTGTTGGTTTGAAAACATCTCCGCGCCGAGCAGCAATTGAGAAGGCTCAAGCAGAGCTTAG ACAGGAATATGATGTGCGGGAGGAAAGGAGAAGGGAGCTAGAATTTCTTGAGAAA GGTGGCAATCCTTTGGACTTCAAATTTGGGAATGCAGCTTCTGTTAGTGTCCAGTCTACTTCCCTCACTGATCAGCATCCAGAACAGTTTGTGACCAG TGAAGCAAAAGGTAGTTTTGCATTGACTGCATCACCTCGTGGGGACTCTGTCGAAAGTAGTGGTCGACCAGAGGTTCCTACACTTTGTGAACCCAACAGTGCTGATAATCTCTTACTTTTTGATGGGGACAATGATACACCGGAAGGGGAAAGGAAATCTATGCATATTAGTAGAAGAAATAAAATTGCTCCATCAGAACAGTCTTCCCAGATGGATGGGACTCAAAATGCCAAGGAATCAGAAGACTCAGCGATTTTCCGTCCTTATGCTCGAAGGAACAGGTCCAGACCAAATCGTGATGGTACTCGTTCAAGTTCAACTGATGTACAGGGTCGTGGTGGTCAAGGGTCTTCATTACCTTCTCGCGGGACATTAAAGAATCCCAAGGGACCGGTATCTGAAACAAACAACCAAAAGGACCAGAATATACCTCCGGTCACTAATCTAAAGTCTGTGAAGTCTAATGGTGATTTTGCTCCTAGGGTTGCAACTTCTGATAATCAGTTGGATATGGACTTTGATGGGGTGCAGGCTCCTGAAATATTTACTGGTCCAGCAAAAGATAGTCCTGAAAGAAAATTGGATGTTACAGCTACTGAAAGTTTGAAAGAGAGCCAACATAGTCAACCATCTCAGACTGATACTCAGGAAATTCCAATTGCTGCGGTTTCGGGGAGATCTGATGAGAGGGAGCCGTTAGCTTCGTCTGTTCTTGAATGTCTTCGTTGTGAAGCTACTACAAAGACCGAAATTGATATTAGTTCTGTCCAGGTGAATGGATTTAGTAATTTAAATAGAGAGAGTAAAAGTGTACCAAATGAAGGTCAAATTAGCAGTGCAGCGGGCACAAAGGGGTTAGATTCAGAATCTTCTTGTACCCAAACTAGTGTAGGATTAGATGTAAATAATGATACTGACGTATGTACCACAAGGAATGCTGATAATGCAAATATCATGGAAACATCAGATGTTGATGGGGCACAAAATCCAGCTGGTGATGAAATGTTACTAGAAAAGAATGAAAGCAGAGCTGTTGACAGTAGTCCCATGATTAATGATCCTCATGCTTCTGATTTTCAGAACAATCGCTCAGGCAATACTGAAGTGAAAGTTGAGGAAGATATGAACGAAAGTAGATCTGAAGTGCGTAATGAAGTAAAGCTTCATCCAAACACTGAGGGAGACCAACAAAGTGGTTGTACTGTATCAGAAGCTGAAAAGAAACTGGATGATGTGGTGGATAATGGTTCCAACATCAAGAAAGAGAACTCTTCTGGCAGACCCCAGAATCCTCAGGATTTATCTATGTGTGAGCTTCCTGAAACTATTTTGTCAGGGATAGACTCTGCCAAGGGTTCAGACTGTCAGACTTCTAGTAGTCACTTTAAAGTGGTAGACAAGGCACATGAAGATTCTATTTTGGAAGAGGCTCGGATGATAGAG GCTAAGCGTAAGAGGATTGCAGAATTATCCGTTCGTTCTTTACCCTCGGAGAATCACCGAAAGTCTCAGTGGGATTTTGTCCTTGAGGAAATGTCGTGGTTGGCCAATGATTTTGCTCAG GAGCGCCTTTGGAAGCTAACTGCTGCTGCTCAAATATGCCATCGTGTTGCTTTTACATCACGGTTGAGAATTGAAGAGCAACAACAACAATGGGGGATTAAAAAAGTGGCTCGTACCCTGGCAAATGCTGTCAACCAATTTTGGCATTCAGCTGGGACCCTTTTGTATGCTGATGATTCAAGTGATTGTCACAACATCACCAAGAACAATTTAAATTCGAGCAAA GAGCCTTGCAAAGAGTTGGAGCTACAATGGAGCAACAACTTTTCACTTTCTatgcagcggtatgcagtgagATTTTTGAAGTATAACAACTCTCTTGGTCCTCAACTTCAAGCACAAGCTCCTGCTACTCCTGAGAGATTGTCTGATTTAGGCATTACAGAAATGTCATGGGAGGACCATCTTACAGAA GAAAACCTCTTTTATGCAGTTCCATCTGGGGCACTGGAAACCTACAGAAGATCAATTGAATCTCATTTGGTTCAGTGTGAG AGAACTAGCAGTAGCATGCAAGAAGAGGTTGATACATCCACGTATGAGGCTGGAGCTG AGTTTGATAGTCGAGAGACTTCTGCATACGATGAGGATGAAGGAGAAACAACATGCACCTATTATTTGCCTGGGGCCTTCGAAGGTAGCAAGTCATCAACATTTAATCAGAAGAAGCGGAAGTATTATAAGTCATATAATCCTAGGACACATGAAGCAGGAGCTGATTTTCCCTATGGACAAACAGCAAATCAACAGCCCATGTTGATGGGGAAAAGGCCTGCTAGTCTTAATGTTGGTTCAATCCCAACAAAACGCGTGCGCACTGCTTCCAGGCAGAGGGTTGTTAGTCCATTTGGTGCTGGAGCTACTGGGAATGCTCAGGCTCAAATTAAGACAGATGCTTCTAGTGGAGATACTAATTCTTTTCAGGATGATCAGAGTACCTTACCTGGCGGATCCCAGTTCCCTAGAAATATGGAGGTGGAGTCTGTTCGTGATTTTGAAAAGCATCCACAATGTGACTATCCAGAAACATCAAAgcataaaaagaagaagaaggcaaaACATCTG GGTTCCGCTTATGACCAAGTATGGCAGGTGGATTCACCTACTCATAATGAGCAG AGGGATCATTCAAAAAAGAGATTAGAAAGTCATCATTTTGAGTCCAATGGAACAATTG GTTTATATGGGCAACATAATGCAAAGAGGCTGAAGATATCAAAACAGTCTCTAGACAATACTTATGACGGTATAACTCCAATGACTGGGTCCATTCCTTCTCCAGTGGCGTCCCAAATGAGTAATATGACCAATCCGAGTAAATTGATGAAGTTGATCGGTGGTCGGGACAAGGGACGGAAAGCTAAATCAATGAAG ATGCCTGTTGGGCACCCAGGTTCTGGAAGTCCATGGTCACTATTTGAAGATCAG GCACTTGTTGTTCTTGTACACGATATGGGTCCAAATTGGGAACTCATAAGTGATGCTATCAACAGTACTCTGCACCTAAAG TGTATCTTCCGCAAGCCTAAGGAATGCAAGGAGCGTCACAAAATTTTAATGGATTTGAATACTGGTGATGGGGCTGACAGTGCTGAAGATTCAGGGTCATCACAGCCTTATCCATCTACAATCCCTGGCATTCCAAAG GGAAGTGCCAGACAGTTATTTCAACGCTTGCAAGAGCCAATGGAAGAGGACACTCTCAAGTCTCATTTTGAAAGAATAATTAAGATTGGGCAGAAGCATCATTATAGGAGGAGTCAG AGTGATAACCAGGATCCAAAACAAGTAACTACAGTCCACAATTCTCATGTTATCGCTCTTTCCCAAGTATGTCCGAATAACCTGAATGGAGTTATTCTAAC GCCTCTTGATCTCTGTGATGCCACATCATCAAGCCCAGATGTTCTTCCCACTGCATATCAAGGTTCTCACACTGGTGGCTTACCAATGGCAAATCAGGGCGCTATGGCGTCATTACTTCCCTCTGGGCCAAATGCCTCATTACAGGGAACTTCTGGTATGGTTCTTGGTAGCAACTTGTCATCACCATCTGGCCCGCTTAGTGCGACAGTCAG GGATGGTAGGTACGGTGGTCCAAGGGCATCTACTTTACCAGTTGAAGAGCAGCAAAGAATGCAACACTACAATCAAATGTTATCTGGTAGAAACATTCAGCAGCCCAGCTTGTCTGTACCTGGGGCTCTTCCAGGAGGTACTGATCGTGGTGTTCGAATGGTACCTGGTGCAAATGGTATGGGCATGAtgtgtgggatgaatagaagcACAATGTCAAGGCCAGGGTTTCAGGGAATGGCTTCTTCCTCGATGCTGAATACTGGGAGTATGCTTTCATCCAGTATGGTTGGAATACCAAGTCCTGTAAATATGCACTCTGGAGCTGGTTCTGGTCCAGGAAATTTGATGTTAAGACCTCGCGAGGGTCACATGATGCGG CCTGCCCATAATCCGGATCACCAAAGGCAACTTATGGCTCCAGAGCTTCAGATGCAGGTCACGCAAGGGAATGGCCAAGGTATTGCTCCATTCAATGGGTTGAGTTCTGGCTTTCCTAGTCAGACAACTCCATCAGGTGCACAAATGTATCCAGGCCATCCCCAGCAGCAACATCAGTTATCCCCACAACAATCTCATGCAGTCGGCAGCCCTCATCACCCTCATCTTCAAGGCCCCAATCATGTGACAGGGTCGCAGCAGCAAGCCTATGCCATGCGCATGGCTAAAGAAAGGCACCTGCATCAACAGCGGTttttgcagcagcagcagcagcaacagttTGCATCATCCAATTCTTTGGTGCCGCATGTCCAACCACAGGCCCAACTCCCCATTTCTTCAACTTTGCAAAATAGTTCCCAGATTCAGTCACAAAGTTCACCTCACCCAGCATCTATGTCCCCTAGTACACCTTCTTCCCCAATGACTCCGGTATCATCCCAACACCAGCAGAAACATCACCTGCCACCTCATGGGATGAGTCGGAATCCTGGTGCAAGCGGGTTGACTAATCAAATAGGGAAGCAACGACAAAGGCCACAACAACACCATCTTCAGCAATCTGGGAGGCACCACCCTCAGCAGCGGCCATTTGGGCAATCTCAGCAGCAGGCTAAACTTTCGAAGGGAATGGGAAGAGGGAATCCAATGATGCATCAAAACCTTGCCATCGATCCTATAAACATCTCCATTGATCCATCTCATCTGAATGGGCTTTCGATGCCTCCGGGAAGTCAAGCTCTGGAGAAAGGAGAAAAGATCATGCAGTTAATGCAAGGTCAAGCTGCATATTCGGGGTCTGGCGTCAACCCAGTAACATCAAAACCATTGGTTCCTCAATCATCAAACAACTCTCCAATGCAGCAAAAGTTGCATTCTAGCTCAGCTACCTCTTCGACGAAGCAACTCCAGCAAAAGCCATCTCATTCTGATAACAGCACTCAAGGCCAGGCACCAGCTGTTCCTTCTGGTCATGCAATATCAGCTTCACATCAATCTGTGTCTCCAGCAATTGTGTCTTCCAATCACCAGCAGGTGCAGCCACAGCAACAGCAACAGAAGCAAGCTAATCAGACTCAGCCATATGTTCAGAGAGTCCAGCAGAATCGTCAAGTGAATTCGGAGCTTCCAAGCAAGCCTCCAAATGATTTAGCTTCAGCCGAAGAGCAGCCTGTGAATAGTACTTCTCTGATCGGTTCGAGCATGGCAATTCCTCAGTCCTCTATTGATTCGTCTAATGTAGTACCGGTTTCTTCTGGCATTACTCAATGGAAATCATCAGAAGCAGTATATGATTCTAATCTGCCAAATTCAACAGCTCAAGAGGGTTCACTGGGGAGCCCATCACCAACAAATTCATCTGGGAATGAGCCAGTGCCCCCATTTAGTCAAGGTTTAGGCCCAAGGCAGTTATCTGGTAACTTTGCCTCTCATGGACATATTGCTGGTGCGCAATGGCAGCAGAAGCAGCTACTGCAAAAGTCTCCTTCGCTACCACCCCCGTCCCAACAACTCTACGAGCAACAAgagcaacagcagcagcaggaACAAGAATCACCCCAACATCAACTGCCTTTGCCACAGCAGTCTCAGCAACAAATGCAGCATCTGCCAGCAGGGCAAGGTGGTTTGTATATGATGCCTAGTAATTCAAAATCAGAATGA
- the LOC133735969 gene encoding egg cell-secreted protein 1.3-like: protein MAYTSKLFLLTALLVLTMSFVVSTSRSSNYPTGRKSNLAARLNLDEESSTCWESLFQLQACSKEVVLFFLNGETYLGDGCCKAIRTIEHQCWPALLGSLGLTTEETDILKGYCDEADQIQSPPTSPSPPSVHQPTGKLVPDLDKLIP from the coding sequence ATGGCTTACACATCTAAGCTTTTCCTTCTCACAGCTCTGCTTGTTCTGACCATGTCATTTGTGGTCAGTACTTCTCGATCATCGAATTACCCAACTGGGAGAAAATCAAACCTTGCAGCCAGATTGAACTTGGATGAAGAATCATCAACCTGCTGGGAGTCCTTATTTCAGCTCCAGGCATGCAGTAAAGAGGTTGTCTTGTTCTTCCTCAATGGTGAGACTTACTTAGGAGACGGCTGTTGCAAAGCCATTCGAACCATTGAGCACCAGTGTTGGCCAGCCTTGCTCGGGTCCCTAGGGCTTACCACGGAAGAGACTGATATACTAAAGGGTTACTGCGATGAAGCTGATCAAATCCAATCACCTCCGACATCGCCTTCACCACCATCTGTTCATCAGCCTACTGGAAAACTTGTTCCGGATCTGGACAAGTTGATTCCGTGA